The Sphingobacterium bambusae genome includes a window with the following:
- a CDS encoding MIP/aquaporin family protein, whose amino-acid sequence MTPFLSELIGTAAMILLGGGVVANVVLQDTKGNNAGWIVICTAWAMAVFVGVTIAGPYSGAHLNCAVTIANLALGKLDLQTSLSYITAQFLGAMIGAALVWLVYKDHFARTQDAATKQAVFCTSPAIRNLPVNLISEVVGTFVLIFTILHFTEPMMGDKTPIGLGSIGAIPVAFLVWVIGLSLGGTTGYAINPARDLGPRVMHALLPIKNKAPFDVAYAWVPVIGPIVGALLAVLLFVLISG is encoded by the coding sequence ATGACTCCATTTCTCTCAGAACTTATAGGTACCGCCGCCATGATCTTATTGGGAGGCGGTGTGGTGGCCAATGTGGTGCTCCAAGACACCAAAGGGAACAACGCCGGCTGGATCGTGATATGCACCGCTTGGGCTATGGCCGTTTTTGTAGGTGTGACCATCGCTGGTCCCTACAGCGGCGCCCACCTCAACTGTGCGGTCACCATTGCCAACCTGGCCTTGGGCAAGCTTGACCTACAAACCTCCCTCAGCTATATCACCGCCCAGTTTCTGGGCGCCATGATCGGTGCTGCATTGGTGTGGCTGGTCTACAAAGATCATTTTGCACGCACGCAGGATGCCGCAACGAAACAAGCTGTCTTTTGCACTTCGCCCGCGATACGCAACCTGCCGGTCAACCTTATTAGTGAGGTGGTAGGCACCTTTGTGTTAATCTTCACCATCCTCCATTTCACAGAACCCATGATGGGGGACAAAACGCCGATCGGGCTAGGCTCCATTGGCGCTATTCCTGTCGCTTTCTTGGTGTGGGTCATTGGCCTTTCGCTGGGCGGCACCACCGGCTATGCTATCAATCCGGCTCGCGACCTTGGCCCTCGCGTTATGCATGCGCTACTGCCTATTAAAAATAAGGCGCCCTTTGATGTTGCCTATGCTTGGGTGCCTGTCATCGGTCCTATTGTCGGCGCCTTGCTAGCGGTATTGCTTTTTGTACTGATATCGGGTTAA
- a CDS encoding DUF4265 domain-containing protein, with the protein MEKIVFECEDLITDEMMMESVWAEKVGDHYKLDNIPFYARGYAWGDVLAVQEKDGQLVVSYLIEESGHSTVRMIFNDVSDVQPTRDELTALGCSSEISHIAVLIAVDIPPKVSYGLVKLFLDKGEQENKWEYEEGCIAQDGYL; encoded by the coding sequence ATGGAAAAAATAGTTTTTGAATGCGAGGATTTAATCACGGATGAAATGATGATGGAGAGCGTTTGGGCGGAGAAAGTCGGAGATCATTACAAATTGGATAATATCCCATTTTACGCAAGGGGATATGCATGGGGAGATGTCTTAGCCGTGCAAGAAAAGGACGGGCAACTTGTCGTATCATATCTGATAGAAGAATCTGGACACAGTACGGTGCGTATGATTTTTAACGATGTCAGCGATGTTCAGCCTACTCGCGATGAGTTAACAGCATTGGGTTGCAGCTCGGAGATCAGTCACATCGCTGTACTTATCGCCGTGGATATACCTCCAAAAGTTAGCTATGGTCTAGTAAAGTTGTTTCTCGATAAAGGGGAGCAAGAGAACAAATGGGAATATGAAGAAGGCTGTATCGCACAGGATGGATACCTATAA
- a CDS encoding mechanosensitive ion channel family protein, producing MEKFESSIEKLIDAVILKLPAIGIALVILVIGRYLIGLALRLIERRFEKRNVDRSIRSFLSSLIKFTLYCLLFLTVANTMGIQTTSFIAALSAFGLAVGLALQGSLSNFAGGVLILMFRPFEVGDYISSNNGSEGTVDRIDILYTTLVSGEGIKVFSPNGTLANSVIKNFTKIISRRFQFIVGISYDDNIKDAKDTITALIAADERILKSPTPEIFVSELADSSVNLTIRGWVNKEQFWATHNELQEKIKLALDAKGISIPYPQTEMHIKSDGTILASLPKKDQSSD from the coding sequence ATGGAAAAATTTGAAAGTAGTATCGAGAAATTAATAGATGCGGTGATTCTTAAACTTCCCGCCATTGGCATTGCGCTGGTGATCTTGGTCATTGGCCGCTATCTAATTGGTTTAGCACTTCGCCTGATCGAACGACGCTTTGAGAAGCGTAATGTGGATCGCTCCATCCGCAGCTTCCTGAGCAGCTTGATCAAGTTTACCTTGTACTGTCTACTGTTCTTGACCGTGGCCAATACCATGGGCATTCAGACGACTTCTTTTATTGCAGCTCTTTCGGCCTTTGGTTTGGCGGTGGGCTTGGCCTTGCAGGGCAGCTTGTCTAACTTCGCCGGAGGTGTGCTTATCCTGATGTTTCGCCCTTTTGAAGTGGGCGATTATATTTCGAGCAACAATGGCTCGGAGGGCACGGTAGATCGCATCGATATCCTCTACACCACCTTGGTTAGTGGCGAAGGGATTAAGGTGTTTAGCCCCAACGGAACCTTGGCCAACTCGGTGATCAAGAACTTTACGAAGATTATTTCGCGTAGGTTTCAGTTTATTGTGGGGATATCTTATGATGATAATATCAAGGACGCGAAGGATACCATTACGGCTTTGATTGCTGCTGATGAGCGTATCTTGAAAAGCCCTACGCCGGAAATTTTCGTGAGCGAGCTGGCGGATAGTTCGGTAAACTTAACCATCCGCGGCTGGGTAAACAAGGAACAGTTTTGGGCGACGCATAATGAGCTGCAGGAGAAAATAAAACTGGCTTTAGATGCTAAAGGCATTTCTATTCCCTATCCGCAAACCGAGATGCATATCAAATCTGACGGTACGATCTTGGCCAGTCTGCCGAAGAAAGATCAATCGAGTGATTGA
- a CDS encoding cysteine desulfurase family protein, with translation MSWIYLDNNATSKIDPSVLDSMLPYLQESYGNASSVQHRMGREANQAIEVARQQVASKLTCKTNEIFFTSGATEGINMVLRGVAEAYQKKGKHIITCRTEHKAVLSTCAILEKRGIEITYLPVDEQGQVDLQLLEDSIRPDTILVSIMAANNESGVIHPIDEIATICQRKDVLYFCDATQYVGKQELNLQNTAIDILTFSAHKFHGPKGVGVLYIRRKSKPIQVPALISGGKQEHGIRGGTLQVPNIVGCGKALEIAKSHSHLKLYRDQLERELLARIPQTFVHGASAKRLDNTSFIAFRHIKSAELMTSLPQLALSSGSACASGLLDPSHVLKAMQVSDDDAFSSVRFSLSKFTEQSEVTRAIDDLVAAVEQIRTLSPVWKLFTDGLID, from the coding sequence ATGTCGTGGATATATTTGGATAACAATGCAACCAGTAAAATCGACCCATCGGTATTGGATAGCATGCTCCCCTACTTACAAGAATCCTACGGAAACGCATCGAGCGTGCAGCACCGCATGGGGCGCGAAGCCAACCAAGCCATTGAGGTTGCTCGGCAGCAGGTGGCCAGCAAATTAACCTGCAAAACCAACGAAATATTTTTTACATCCGGCGCCACGGAAGGCATTAACATGGTGCTGCGTGGAGTGGCCGAGGCCTACCAGAAAAAAGGCAAGCATATCATCACCTGCCGCACCGAGCATAAAGCGGTGCTGAGCACCTGCGCCATCTTGGAAAAACGCGGTATAGAAATAACCTACCTGCCCGTCGATGAGCAAGGGCAGGTAGACCTGCAGCTTCTGGAAGACAGCATACGGCCGGATACAATCCTCGTGTCTATTATGGCCGCCAACAACGAGTCGGGCGTTATCCATCCCATCGACGAGATTGCGACCATATGCCAGCGTAAAGACGTGCTCTACTTCTGCGATGCCACCCAATATGTGGGCAAGCAGGAGCTCAACCTACAAAACACAGCCATTGACATCTTGACCTTTAGCGCGCACAAGTTTCACGGGCCAAAGGGCGTGGGCGTATTGTACATACGCCGTAAAAGCAAGCCCATACAGGTTCCCGCGCTGATTAGCGGTGGCAAGCAAGAGCATGGAATACGTGGCGGAACGCTGCAAGTACCGAATATCGTGGGATGCGGCAAAGCGTTGGAAATCGCCAAAAGCCACAGTCATCTTAAGCTCTACCGCGACCAGCTGGAACGCGAATTGCTAGCGCGAATACCGCAAACCTTTGTGCACGGCGCATCTGCAAAGCGATTGGACAACACCAGCTTTATCGCCTTCCGGCATATCAAATCGGCGGAGCTGATGACCAGCCTGCCCCAGCTAGCACTTTCCTCGGGTTCGGCATGCGCCTCCGGGCTGCTCGACCCCTCCCACGTGTTGAAGGCCATGCAGGTATCCGACGATGACGCCTTCAGCAGCGTGCGCTTTAGCCTGAGCAAATTCACCGAGCAAAGTGAGGTCACCCGCGCCATCGACGACTTGGTAGCTGCCGTGGAGCAGATCCGCACCCTATCGCCGGTTTGGAAACTTTTTACAGACGGCCTCATCGATTAG
- a CDS encoding HesB/IscA family protein, with protein MVTITDKAKQRIEQIMQDEQYDSNYFVRVAVESGGCSGLSYKLNFDNEEKKGDQFCEDKGVKICLDIKSYLYLAGTELDYSDGLGGKGFEFHNPNASRTCACGESFSV; from the coding sequence ATGGTAACGATCACCGATAAGGCAAAACAACGTATAGAGCAGATTATGCAGGATGAGCAGTACGATAGCAACTATTTCGTACGTGTGGCCGTAGAGAGCGGCGGCTGCTCGGGTCTTTCCTACAAACTAAACTTTGATAACGAAGAAAAGAAGGGCGACCAGTTTTGCGAAGATAAAGGCGTAAAAATATGCTTGGATATCAAATCCTACCTCTACCTTGCGGGGACAGAGTTGGATTACTCCGATGGTCTGGGTGGTAAAGGATTTGAATTCCACAATCCAAATGCCAGCCGTACCTGCGCTTGTGGAGAGAGCTTCTCCGTATAA